One genomic window of Chrysiogenia bacterium includes the following:
- a CDS encoding transglutaminase domain-containing protein has translation MQDRLGSRIATALLVALVLCAPARASAETEVLTGKHRVVYDIIGPLGVERIVNYKNNGYEIRVLDEPDDYSKRVLVEIDLSPLQSTAGFPITALPKDLRQFLGPEKMIQVGHPDITRKAREVTAGAKTVAEAYDRIANYLRDYITYDASQSVQQDALSVLRTARGSCVGYTTLSIALLRSVGVPARYAHGYLPPGYEWGITQEFWGVKTSGGGYHAWIEVYYPDAGWTFSDGEYSKNFVDPYHLLRYIDGAIDHPGPGDATLSVDEGTTYTLVEEVNDTIPIDGSPMPEKTILARQLGNERIAGAIRGRVRNEQGELIKKGEFIKWNGPRGEVHELNQGEYALVALQPGSYVYSIRAEGYAEQRLTVKIEGKELVEKDIVLQHGTNIQGKITSDLSAAERDSARVLLWQGTSAKVFRLDESQGFAIDGIEPGGYKLTFRVKGRELLDKVVEANAGQTVKLEVPLERRGWIEGKVLDSSGNALPRAKVYIKDGKVWTGTAADSTGRFIFYGVEDGQHELMSRLPDKSETRASVQVDARGGANVDLRF, from the coding sequence ATGCAGGATCGCTTGGGGAGCCGGATTGCAACGGCGTTGCTTGTCGCGCTGGTGCTTTGCGCGCCGGCGCGCGCATCGGCAGAGACAGAAGTCCTGACGGGCAAGCACCGCGTTGTCTACGATATTATCGGCCCGCTCGGCGTTGAACGCATCGTCAACTACAAGAACAACGGTTATGAAATTCGCGTGCTCGACGAGCCCGACGACTACTCCAAGCGCGTGCTCGTCGAGATCGATCTCTCGCCGCTGCAATCGACCGCCGGGTTCCCGATCACCGCACTTCCCAAAGATCTGCGCCAGTTCCTCGGCCCGGAGAAGATGATCCAGGTCGGTCATCCCGACATCACCCGCAAGGCGCGCGAAGTGACGGCCGGCGCAAAAACCGTTGCGGAGGCCTACGACCGCATCGCCAACTATCTACGTGACTACATCACCTACGACGCCTCGCAGAGCGTGCAGCAGGATGCGCTGAGCGTGTTGCGTACCGCGCGTGGCTCGTGCGTGGGCTACACGACGCTCTCCATCGCGCTGCTTCGCAGTGTCGGCGTGCCCGCGCGCTACGCCCACGGCTATCTGCCCCCGGGTTACGAGTGGGGCATCACCCAGGAATTCTGGGGGGTGAAAACCTCCGGCGGCGGCTATCATGCATGGATTGAGGTCTACTACCCCGATGCAGGCTGGACCTTCTCCGACGGCGAGTATTCGAAGAACTTCGTCGATCCCTACCACCTCCTTCGCTACATTGACGGCGCCATAGACCACCCGGGTCCCGGCGACGCGACGCTCAGCGTGGATGAAGGCACGACCTACACCCTCGTCGAAGAGGTCAATGATACCATTCCGATCGACGGCTCGCCCATGCCGGAGAAAACCATCCTTGCCCGCCAGCTCGGAAACGAACGCATTGCCGGCGCCATTCGTGGCCGGGTGCGCAATGAGCAGGGCGAGCTCATCAAGAAGGGCGAGTTCATCAAGTGGAACGGCCCACGCGGCGAAGTCCACGAACTCAACCAGGGCGAATACGCGCTGGTGGCACTGCAGCCCGGTAGCTACGTCTACTCGATCCGGGCGGAGGGCTATGCCGAGCAGCGGCTCACCGTGAAAATCGAGGGCAAGGAACTCGTCGAAAAAGACATCGTCCTCCAGCACGGCACCAATATTCAGGGCAAGATCACCAGCGATCTCAGCGCCGCCGAGCGGGACTCGGCTCGCGTGCTGCTCTGGCAGGGGACCTCGGCCAAAGTGTTCCGGCTCGACGAGAGCCAGGGATTTGCGATCGATGGGATCGAGCCCGGCGGCTACAAGCTGACCTTCCGTGTGAAGGGGCGCGAGTTGCTGGACAAGGTCGTGGAGGCCAACGCCGGCCAGACGGTGAAGCTGGAAGTACCGCTCGAGCGGCGCGGCTGGATCGAGGGCAAGGTGCTCGATTCGAGCGGAAATGCGCTGCCCCGGGCCAAGGTCTATATCAAGGATGGCAAGGTCTGGACTGGCACAGCGGCCGATTCGACCGGACGCTTCATTTTCTACGGGGTGGAAGACGGCCAGCACGAGCTGATGTCGCGCCTTCCCGACAAGAGC